The following proteins come from a genomic window of Kocuria palustris:
- a CDS encoding MFS transporter, whose translation MTTTTERPRQSAARTLIGTGVGNAVEWFDWNVYATFAVYFSVQLFNHENPQSAFLQTMAVFAVGFVARPFGSFVFGWIGDRIGRRPSLTLAVLAASAGSLLIAVCPTYDRIGWLASVLLVLARLIQGLAHGGEMPSAQTYLAEHAPRERRGLFASVIYVSGTFGLLMGLGLGLGLQAVLTEDQMAAWGWRVPFAIGAVLGLIALWIRRSMEESEVFEEHRTHTQALQIKQENVFVAVLKNWPTGLRVIAMTAGLTVSYYIWSVTMSSVAQTSFGYSPREAFEAALLGNLFLILVLPVWGWASDKIGRRPAIIIGLLGSAVLYLPMINLVDGGTMWQLTFAICVQVGLLAGFLSHAPATYAEMFPTGQRTSGFGIYYAIAIAAFGGTAGYVFTWIGDARTFGFYAIGLLLIAVATVFFMPETKGKDLTEA comes from the coding sequence ATGACCACCACCACCGAGCGACCCCGGCAGAGCGCCGCCCGGACGCTGATCGGAACCGGCGTCGGCAATGCCGTCGAATGGTTCGACTGGAACGTCTACGCCACCTTCGCCGTGTACTTCTCCGTCCAGCTGTTCAATCATGAGAACCCGCAGTCGGCGTTCCTGCAGACCATGGCGGTCTTCGCCGTGGGCTTCGTGGCCCGGCCCTTCGGCAGCTTCGTCTTCGGTTGGATCGGCGATCGCATCGGCCGCCGTCCGTCGCTGACGCTGGCCGTGCTGGCGGCTTCGGCGGGTTCGCTGCTGATCGCGGTGTGCCCCACCTACGACCGGATCGGCTGGCTGGCCTCGGTGCTGCTGGTGCTCGCCCGCCTCATCCAGGGCCTGGCCCACGGCGGGGAGATGCCCTCGGCCCAGACCTATCTGGCCGAGCACGCGCCCCGGGAGCGCCGCGGCCTGTTCGCCAGCGTCATCTACGTCTCCGGCACCTTCGGCCTGCTGATGGGCCTGGGGCTCGGACTGGGCCTGCAGGCCGTGCTCACCGAGGATCAGATGGCCGCCTGGGGTTGGCGCGTGCCGTTCGCGATCGGTGCCGTGCTGGGCCTCATCGCCCTGTGGATCCGCCGCTCCATGGAGGAGTCGGAGGTCTTCGAGGAGCACAGGACCCACACCCAGGCGCTGCAGATCAAGCAGGAGAACGTCTTCGTGGCCGTGCTGAAGAACTGGCCGACCGGTCTGCGGGTCATCGCGATGACTGCGGGCCTGACCGTGTCGTACTACATCTGGTCGGTGACCATGAGCTCGGTCGCTCAGACCTCGTTCGGCTACTCGCCGAGGGAGGCTTTCGAGGCCGCGCTGCTGGGCAACCTCTTCCTGATCCTGGTGCTGCCCGTGTGGGGCTGGGCCTCGGACAAGATCGGTCGACGACCGGCCATCATCATCGGCCTGCTGGGCAGCGCGGTCCTCTACCTGCCCATGATCAATCTGGTGGACGGCGGCACCATGTGGCAGCTGACGTTCGCGATCTGCGTCCAGGTGGGTCTGCTGGCCGGCTTCCTCTCCCACGCACCGGCCACGTACGCGGAGATGTTCCCCACGGGCCAGCGCACGAGCGGCTTCGGGATCTACTACGCGATCGCCATCGCGGCCTTCGGCGGCACCGCCGGCTACGTGTTCACGTGGATCGGCGACGCGCGCACGTTCGGCTTCTACGCCATCGGCCTGCTGCTGATCGCCGTGGCCACGGTCTTCTTCATGCCGGAGACCAAGGGCAAGGACCTCACGGAAGCCTGA